Proteins co-encoded in one Rudaeicoccus suwonensis genomic window:
- a CDS encoding immune inhibitor A domain-containing protein has protein sequence MNRRIVGAAAGTTAMAVTMVFSAGAVAAPKAAAPHQAAPAVSDPDGVSQRSDVLPNPKAEAQAKLRRDAVDQVVKGTATVKTVGGKKVIEVQAPEAATNAKSAQTGKATSQGSKGSKGKKGKYVEYDPNRTTKIFTTLAAFGEQTKPATGGTVGPKQNQIPEPDRSVNNSTYWVKDFSRQHYLTMFNAPNKESFTNFYKAQSQGRFQVTSDVTDWVTVPYNEARYGHNPVAGDGTSESEGYWAFVGDSLTAWYNQQKALGRSNAEITTYLKQFDTWDRYDFDGDGNFNEPDGYIDHYQAIHAGEGEEAGGGAQGDDAIWSHRWAVQSGAGKTGPGSNKSGGVQIGNTGIWVQDYTTEPENGGLGVFAHEFGHDLGLPDLYDTAGGDNSTGYWSLMSSGSWLNHGQNAIGDVPGYMGAWEKLQLGWSDTQSVKFGANTTIALGPADQDNKNKPTAVAVNLPDKVLTTQYVKPWSGSYEWWSGRGDDLSNSLTRDVDLTAATTASLSAAVSYDIEEGYDYLYPQVSTNGGTSWTEVGTPISGTKSGWSTVNYDLSAYKGQKIKFRFLYVTDGGVNQAGAFLDDLALTVGDTTVTDNVESGTSVWTPAGFTRMNGTTTESVTRYYLAEYRRYNGYDKTLKQGPYNFGFADKADWVEHYPYQDGLLVTYANNEFVDNNTSVHPGGGQVLPVDANPVPLSWPNGTRVSNRIQPYDATFGLEKTDAFVLHRAGGTLFFPARKAVSTFDDTNPNSYWFESNPMASTKVAGTGTKIAVKAKQGDGLKVAVSFQR, from the coding sequence ATGAACCGACGCATAGTGGGCGCGGCTGCCGGTACCACCGCCATGGCCGTCACCATGGTGTTCTCGGCCGGCGCAGTCGCGGCGCCGAAGGCCGCCGCACCACACCAGGCAGCCCCGGCAGTGAGTGACCCGGACGGCGTGTCGCAGCGTTCTGACGTCCTGCCGAACCCCAAGGCGGAGGCGCAGGCGAAGCTGCGCAGGGATGCCGTGGATCAGGTCGTCAAGGGCACGGCAACCGTCAAGACGGTCGGGGGCAAGAAGGTGATCGAGGTGCAGGCTCCGGAGGCCGCCACGAACGCCAAGAGCGCGCAGACCGGCAAAGCCACCAGCCAGGGTTCGAAGGGCAGCAAGGGCAAGAAGGGCAAGTACGTCGAATACGACCCCAACCGGACCACGAAGATCTTCACCACGCTGGCGGCGTTCGGCGAGCAGACCAAGCCCGCGACCGGCGGGACGGTCGGGCCGAAGCAGAACCAGATTCCCGAGCCCGACCGCTCGGTGAACAACTCGACATACTGGGTCAAGGACTTCAGCCGTCAGCACTACCTGACCATGTTCAACGCTCCGAACAAGGAGTCGTTCACCAACTTCTACAAGGCGCAGTCGCAGGGTCGCTTCCAGGTCACGTCCGATGTGACGGACTGGGTCACGGTGCCGTACAACGAGGCGCGCTACGGCCACAATCCCGTGGCCGGAGACGGCACCAGCGAGTCCGAAGGCTACTGGGCGTTCGTCGGCGACTCGCTGACCGCCTGGTACAACCAGCAGAAGGCGCTGGGTCGCTCGAATGCCGAAATCACCACGTATCTCAAGCAATTCGACACCTGGGACAGATACGACTTCGATGGTGACGGTAACTTCAACGAGCCCGACGGTTACATCGACCACTACCAGGCGATCCACGCGGGTGAGGGCGAAGAGGCCGGTGGCGGGGCTCAGGGCGATGACGCGATCTGGTCGCACCGCTGGGCCGTGCAGTCCGGCGCTGGCAAGACCGGCCCCGGCTCGAACAAATCCGGTGGGGTGCAGATCGGCAACACCGGCATCTGGGTGCAGGACTACACCACCGAGCCCGAGAACGGCGGTCTCGGTGTGTTCGCGCACGAGTTCGGTCACGACCTGGGCCTGCCCGACCTCTACGACACGGCAGGCGGCGACAACAGCACCGGCTATTGGTCGTTGATGAGCAGCGGGTCCTGGTTGAATCACGGGCAGAACGCCATCGGCGACGTGCCCGGCTACATGGGCGCCTGGGAAAAGCTGCAGCTCGGCTGGTCGGACACCCAGTCGGTGAAGTTCGGCGCCAACACGACCATCGCACTCGGCCCGGCCGATCAGGACAACAAGAACAAACCGACCGCGGTCGCGGTCAATCTGCCCGACAAGGTGCTCACCACTCAATACGTCAAGCCCTGGTCCGGCAGCTACGAGTGGTGGAGCGGGCGTGGAGACGACCTGTCGAACTCCCTCACCCGCGACGTCGACCTGACCGCGGCAACGACGGCGTCGCTGTCGGCGGCGGTGTCATACGACATCGAGGAGGGATACGACTATCTGTACCCGCAGGTCTCGACCAACGGAGGCACCTCCTGGACCGAGGTCGGCACCCCGATCAGCGGCACGAAGTCCGGCTGGTCGACGGTCAACTACGACCTGTCTGCGTACAAGGGCCAGAAGATCAAGTTCCGCTTCCTGTACGTCACCGACGGAGGCGTCAACCAGGCCGGCGCCTTCCTGGACGACCTGGCCCTGACCGTCGGCGACACCACGGTCACCGACAACGTAGAGTCCGGCACCTCGGTCTGGACACCGGCCGGATTCACCCGGATGAACGGCACGACGACCGAGAGCGTCACGCGGTACTACCTGGCCGAGTATCGCCGCTACAACGGATATGACAAGACACTCAAGCAAGGGCCGTACAACTTCGGGTTCGCCGACAAGGCGGACTGGGTCGAGCACTACCCCTACCAGGACGGCCTGCTGGTGACCTACGCCAACAACGAGTTCGTCGACAACAACACGTCCGTCCACCCCGGTGGCGGACAGGTGCTGCCGGTCGATGCCAATCCGGTGCCGCTGAGCTGGCCGAACGGCACCCGGGTGAGCAACCGGATCCAGCCGTATGACGCAACGTTCGGCCTGGAGAAGACCGACGCGTTCGTCCTGCACCGCGCAGGCGGCACGTTGTTCTTCCCCGCCCGCAAGGCGGTGTCGACCTTCGACGACACCAACCCGAACAGCTACTGGTTCGAGTCCAACCCGATGGCATCGACCAAGGTCGCCGGCACCGGCACCAAGATCGCCGTCAAAGCCAAGCAGGGCGACGGTCTGAAGGTCGCCGTGTCGTTCCAACGGTGA